The nucleotide sequence GGCCGCAGCAGATCACATTTATAATATACCTCATATAAATAAAGGTACGATTGGATCATCGACCGTGAAAGTTTTTAATTTAAATGCGGCTGCCACAGGGCTCAATGAAAAAAAAGCTAAAGCCAATGGTATTCCTTACGACTTTGTTTATATCATTCCTCAGGATAAAGTTGGCTTAATGCCGAATAGTTATCAGCTACATTTAAAGTTGATATACGAAGTTCCTACGGGAAGAATACTGGGAGCACAAGCGATTAGCAAAGGTGATGCTGTTAAACGAATCGATGTGATAGCCACACTAATTCGTATGAATGGGACATTAGAAGACTTAAAAGAATTAGAACTATGTTATGCACCTTTGTTTTCCACTCCAAAAGATCCAGTTAATCATGCTGCACTAGTTGGTTTAAATCTATTACATGGTAGATTCAGACAAGTCCCTGTGACTAAAGTTAGAGAACTTGTGGAAAATGGTGCTTTCATCATCGACTGTCGTGAAAAAGATGAATACGAAAAAGGGCATCTCAAAACCGCTGTTAATATACCGTTGAGTGAACTCAGGGATAGACTAAATGAAATACCTAAAGATCGCCCAGTTTATGTTCATTGCCGTTCTTCTCAAAGAAGTTATAATGCGGTTATGGCCCTTCAAGGAAGAGGTTTCAATAATGTCTTTAATATTTCTGGTTCATTCTTGGGTATATGTTATTATGAATATTATTTAGACCAAATCACTGGTAGAGAAAAGATAGTTACCGCTTATAACTTTGATTGATTTATGTTTAGATCAAAAGTATGATATATTTTATAGGCCATCAAGATAATTGATGGCCTTTTATCTAAAATCTTTCTAAAGAGAAGGAATTGTTTGTATGAATAATAATGAATCAAACAAAAAAAACAATCACATTTTATTAACAGTATTTACGTGGTTAACGATATTTTTAACCTGGTATATTGTTACAAAACTAGAAATATTCACTCCAACTTTGCTACCTTCACCCGAAAGAGTCTGGTCAGCATTTTTAAGTTTAGCTAGAGATGGATACAACAATATTCCCTTATGGGTGCATATAGGAACAAGTTTCAAAAGATTGTTCGTTTCTTTAGCCTTTGCTATAATATTTGCTTTACCTATAGGACTTCTAAGTGGTTATTTTAAAAAAGTGGAAGCAATCATAGATTCTATCGTAGAATTTTATAGGCCCTTACCACCTTTAGCTTATTACACGATTCTTATTTTATGGTTTGGTATAGGAGATTTATCAAAAGAAGTTTTACTTTTTTTAGCCGCCTTTGCTCCTATATACATAGCGTGTGTTTCCGCTGTGAGAGGAATAAACCAAGATTATATATTGAGTGCAAGATCCTTGGGAGCAGATCAAATGAATGTGTTTTTTAAAATTGTGTTACCTGCATGTCTACCAGAAATATTTACTGGGATTAGAACTTCTTTTGGTGTTGCATACACAACTCTTGTTTCTTCTGAAATGGTTGCAGCTACATCGGGTATCGGCTGGATGGTAATTGACGCTTCTAACTATTTAAAAAGCGATGTTATATTCGTAGGTATTTTTATAATGGGAATCAGTGGTGTTTTGATAGATTACGGATTACGATCTTTAGAAAGAAAATTAATTTTCTGGAAAGGTAAGGTTTAAAAGTTGGTTTCTTCTTTAAAGGAGGTGTTATGGCATATATGAAAAGTAAATTAGTGAAATCTTTATTATTTTTTGTTTTAATTACATTGATAACTCTTATCTTTACAAGTTGTAATAAGGGTCAGCAAGATTTACCCAAGGAGATTAACATTGGAATCTTAAGGGTACCTAACGATGAAACAATTGCTATTGAACAAGGGCTATTTGATAAATACTTTTCTGATAAAGGTATCCAATGTAATTTTATAGTTTTTGATTCTGGAGTAGAGGCCAATCAAGCTTTTGCCTCAGGAAGTATAGATTTTGCTACTATGGGGAACATAAATTCTATCATTGCTTTTGTTAGAAACCTTGATGTAGAGTTAATTTGGATACACGAAGTCTTAGGTGATATAGAGGCTTTGGTCGTTAGAGAGAACGATGAAATAAACAGTATAAACGATCTTGTTGGTAAAAAGATAGCAACTCCTTTTGCTTCCACTAGTCATTATATTTTATTGAATATTCTCAAAGAAGCTGGAATAGAAGAAAAAGTTCAACTCCTAGATATGAAAACAACCGAGATAGTTGCTGCCTGGTCAAGAGGCGATATAGACGCTGCCTATACTTGGCAACCTTCTTTAGGTGAACTTATAGAAAATGGTGGAAGAGTTTTAATTTCCAGTGAGGATATGTTAGAAAGGGGCTATATTACAGCAAATGTTGCTTTAGTAAGTAAAAACTTTTCAGAAAAGTACCCTGATTTAGTTGTATCTTTTATAGACTGTTTGGCTGAAGCAAACGACATATATTTAAATGATCCAGAACGTGCCGCTGAGATAGTTTCAAGAAATTTAGGAATATCTCCTGAAACTGCTTTAATCCAAATGCAAGGTTCAATTTGGCTCACAAGAGAAGAAATGATCAGTCAAAAATATATGGGCACAAGTGAAAAACCAGGGAATTTTGTAAGAGTTATGAAAGATACATCGGATTTTTTAAAAGCTCAGGGTTTTATCGAAAATTCACCAAGCTTAGAAGAATTTAGCGAATATATTAATCCTTATTACATTGAAAAATCCTTGGAAAAGGATGATGAGATATAGACAATCTTTATAAAGAAACTTTGATAAAAATTGAAAATTTGAGTGTCAATTACGAAACAAAAACCGGTTTAATAGAAGCATTGAAAGGTGTTAATTTAGAATTAAAAAAAGGTGAGTTTCTTTGTATTTTAGGGCCCTCCGGTTGCGGAAAAAGTACTTTGCTAAGAGTAATAGCAGGTTTCATCCCATTAACTTCTGGAAAATGTTTGATGCATGAAAACCCTATAGAAGGGCCAGACTGGCATAGAGGAGTTGTATTTCAGTCCCCTACACTCTATCCATGGTTGACTGTTAAAGGGAACATAGAGTTTGGACCAAAAAGTAGGGGTGTACCAAAAGATAAAATCGAAGAAATTTCAAAATTCTTTATTCAAGAAGTTGATCTTACTGGTTTTGAAGAAAAATACCCTTTTGAACTTTCGGGAGGTATGAAACAGCGAGTAGCTCTTGCAAGAGTTTTAGCAAATTATCCTGAAGTTATCTTAATGGATGAACCTTTCGGATCTTTAGACGCATTTACTAGA is from Petrotoga mexicana DSM 14811 and encodes:
- a CDS encoding ABC transporter ATP-binding protein, which codes for MIKIENLSVNYETKTGLIEALKGVNLELKKGEFLCILGPSGCGKSTLLRVIAGFIPLTSGKCLMHENPIEGPDWHRGVVFQSPTLYPWLTVKGNIEFGPKSRGVPKDKIEEISKFFIQEVDLTGFEEKYPFELSGGMKQRVALARVLANYPEVILMDEPFGSLDAFTRSNMQNLIRNIWLENKCSIFFITHDVDEALMLGTKVLVMSPRPGKIIKEFTLDFTNKLLTQKAKYILHSDEYFNTKSEILDLINSQSEI
- a CDS encoding ABC transporter substrate-binding protein, coding for MAYMKSKLVKSLLFFVLITLITLIFTSCNKGQQDLPKEINIGILRVPNDETIAIEQGLFDKYFSDKGIQCNFIVFDSGVEANQAFASGSIDFATMGNINSIIAFVRNLDVELIWIHEVLGDIEALVVRENDEINSINDLVGKKIATPFASTSHYILLNILKEAGIEEKVQLLDMKTTEIVAAWSRGDIDAAYTWQPSLGELIENGGRVLISSEDMLERGYITANVALVSKNFSEKYPDLVVSFIDCLAEANDIYLNDPERAAEIVSRNLGISPETALIQMQGSIWLTREEMISQKYMGTSEKPGNFVRVMKDTSDFLKAQGFIENSPSLEEFSEYINPYYIEKSLEKDDEI
- a CDS encoding ABC transporter permease, coding for MNNNESNKKNNHILLTVFTWLTIFLTWYIVTKLEIFTPTLLPSPERVWSAFLSLARDGYNNIPLWVHIGTSFKRLFVSLAFAIIFALPIGLLSGYFKKVEAIIDSIVEFYRPLPPLAYYTILILWFGIGDLSKEVLLFLAAFAPIYIACVSAVRGINQDYILSARSLGADQMNVFFKIVLPACLPEIFTGIRTSFGVAYTTLVSSEMVAATSGIGWMVIDASNYLKSDVIFVGIFIMGISGVLIDYGLRSLERKLIFWKGKV